The following are from one region of the Dreissena polymorpha isolate Duluth1 chromosome 2, UMN_Dpol_1.0, whole genome shotgun sequence genome:
- the LOC127869236 gene encoding uncharacterized protein KIAA1958-like, whose amino-acid sequence MTGTGAQFALTRDTYNAKKKSLKKQGMGNRPREAHPLSDTDIDLLWEKGILGTESPKALLNTVWLNNCLHFGLRGTTEQYNLRWGDVRLRVDSNGVEYLELNERQTKTRTGENIADIRKVSPKMFGTSGPRNPVLIYKLYSNMRPSDFSSDQHPFYLATRTIDTASQWFLRQQLGVNKLGQMLKAMAKDAGFPEHKRITNHSVRKFLVQKLRNANIPPTEIMAITGHKNVQSITNYSTISVEQQQKCSNILAQSSKCNKQTASSCSPSCTETMVEMQPTQPLSTVEQVDLDFRPTQSLHQQMSFSRSNNFASQFFGATFHIQNFNVNN is encoded by the exons atgacagggactggagcccaatttgcactcacaagggacacctacaatgcaaagaaaaaaagtcttaagaaacag ggtATGGGAAACCGTCCTAGGGAGGCCCATCCTCTGAGTGATACCGACATCGATCTGCTCTGGGAGAAGGGGATCCTTGGCACGGAGTCTCCGAAAGCCTTGTTAAATACAGTCTGGTTGAACAACTGCCTTCATTTTGGCTTGCGAGGTACAacggagcaatacaatttgcg gtggggagacgtccgcctccgtgtagactcgaatggtgtcgagtatctcgagttaaacgagcggcaaacgaaaacgcgcacaggagagaacatcgctgacataagaaaagtgtctcccaagatgttcggcacttctggaccaagaaatcccgtgttaatttacaagctgtactcgaatatgcgtccatctgatttttcttcagatcagcaccctttctacctggcaacacgcacaattgacactgcatcccagtggttcttgcgtcaacaattgggtgtcaacaagctgggtcagatgctgaaggccatggcaaaagacgccggctttcccgagcacaagagaataaccaaccactcagttcgcaaattcctggtccaaaaacttcgaaatgcaaacattccacccactgaaatcatggccataacagggcacaaaaatgtccagtccataaccaattattccaccatatctgttgaacagcagcaaaagtgttccaacattcttgctcagtccagtaaatgtaacaaacaaacagcttcctcttgttcaccttcatgcactgaaactatggtcgaaatgcagcctacacaaccactgtctaccgttgaacaagttgatcttgattttcgtcccacccagtcacttcaccagcaaatgtctttctctcgttcgaacaactttgcctcacaattctttggtgccactttccacattcaaaattttaatgtgaataattag